One region of Mus musculus strain C57BL/6J chromosome 3, GRCm38.p6 C57BL/6J genomic DNA includes:
- the Ptger3 gene encoding prostaglandin E2 receptor EP3 subtype isoform X1, with translation MASMWAPEHSAEAHSNLSSTTDDCGSVSVAFPITMMVTGFVGNALAMLLVSRSYRRRESKRKKSFLLCIGWLALTDLVGQLLTSPVVILVYLSQRRWEQLDPSGRLCTFFGLTMTVFGLSSLLVASAMAVERALAIRAPHWYASHMKTRATRAVLLGVWLSVLAFALLPVLGVGRYSVQWPGTWCFISTGPAGNETDPAREPGSVAFASAFACLGLLALVVTFACNLATIKALVSRCRAKAAVSQSSAQWGRITTETAIQLMGIMCVLSVCWSPLLIRDHTNYASSSTSLPCPGSSALMWSDQLER, from the coding sequence ATGGCTAGCATGTGGGCGCCGGAGCACTCTGCTGAAGCGCACAGCAACCTGTCAAGTACTACCGACGACTGCGGCTCCGTGTCCGTGGCCTTTCCCATCACCATGATGGTCACTGGCTTCGTGGGCAACGCGCTGGCCATGCTGCTCGTGTCGCGCAGCTACCGGCGCCGCGAGAGCAAGCGCAAGAAGTCTTTCCTGCTGTGCATTGGCTGGCTGGCGCTCACCGACTTAGTGGGGCAGCTCCTGACCAGCCCGGTGGTCATCCTCGTGTACCTGTCACAGCGACGCTGGGAGCAGCTCGACCCATCGGGGCGTCTGTGCACCTTCTTCGGGCTAACCATGACAGTGTTCGGGCTATCCTCGCTCCTGGTGGCCAGCGCCATGGCCGTGGAGCGCGCCCTGGCCATCCGTGCGCCGCACTGGTATGCCAGCCACATGAAGACTCGCGCCACGCGCGCGGTACTGCTGGGCGTGTGGCTGTCTGTGCTCGCCTTCGCGCTGCTGCCGGTGCTGGGCGTGGGCCGCTACAGCGTGCAGTGGCCGGGCACGTGGTGCTTCATCAGCACCGGGCCGGCGGGCAACGAGACAGACCCTGCGCGCGAGCCGGGCAGCGTGGCCTTTGCCTCCGCCTTCGCCTGCTTGGGCTTGCTGGCTCTGGTGGTGACCTTTGCCTGCAACCTGGCGACCATCAAAGCCCTGGTGTCCCGCTGTCGGGCCAAAGCCGCCGTCTCGCAGTCCAGCGCCCAGTGGGGCAGAATCACCACGGAGACGGCCATCCAGCTCATGGGGATCATGTGTGTGCTGTCCGTCTGTTGGTCGCCGCTATTG
- the Ptger3 gene encoding prostaglandin E2 receptor EP3 subtype isoform X2, with product MASMWAPEHSAEAHSNLSSTTDDCGSVSVAFPITMMVTGFVGNALAMLLVSRSYRRRESKRKKSFLLCIGWLALTDLVGQLLTSPVVILVYLSQRRWEQLDPSGRLCTFFGLTMTVFGLSSLLVASAMAVERALAIRAPHWYASHMKTRATRAVLLGVWLSVLAFALLPVLGVGRYSVQWPGTWCFISTGPAGNETDPAREPGSVAFASAFACLGLLALVVTFACNLATIKALVSRCRAKAAVSQSSAQWGRITTETAIQLMGIMCVLSVCWSPLLMMNNLKWTFIAVPVSLGLRISSPREG from the coding sequence ATGGCTAGCATGTGGGCGCCGGAGCACTCTGCTGAAGCGCACAGCAACCTGTCAAGTACTACCGACGACTGCGGCTCCGTGTCCGTGGCCTTTCCCATCACCATGATGGTCACTGGCTTCGTGGGCAACGCGCTGGCCATGCTGCTCGTGTCGCGCAGCTACCGGCGCCGCGAGAGCAAGCGCAAGAAGTCTTTCCTGCTGTGCATTGGCTGGCTGGCGCTCACCGACTTAGTGGGGCAGCTCCTGACCAGCCCGGTGGTCATCCTCGTGTACCTGTCACAGCGACGCTGGGAGCAGCTCGACCCATCGGGGCGTCTGTGCACCTTCTTCGGGCTAACCATGACAGTGTTCGGGCTATCCTCGCTCCTGGTGGCCAGCGCCATGGCCGTGGAGCGCGCCCTGGCCATCCGTGCGCCGCACTGGTATGCCAGCCACATGAAGACTCGCGCCACGCGCGCGGTACTGCTGGGCGTGTGGCTGTCTGTGCTCGCCTTCGCGCTGCTGCCGGTGCTGGGCGTGGGCCGCTACAGCGTGCAGTGGCCGGGCACGTGGTGCTTCATCAGCACCGGGCCGGCGGGCAACGAGACAGACCCTGCGCGCGAGCCGGGCAGCGTGGCCTTTGCCTCCGCCTTCGCCTGCTTGGGCTTGCTGGCTCTGGTGGTGACCTTTGCCTGCAACCTGGCGACCATCAAAGCCCTGGTGTCCCGCTGTCGGGCCAAAGCCGCCGTCTCGCAGTCCAGCGCCCAGTGGGGCAGAATCACCACGGAGACGGCCATCCAGCTCATGGGGATCATGTGTGTGCTGTCCGTCTGTTGGTCGCCGCTATTG